The window gtgtcagccattggtttacagggaaatcaaggatctgtgtagggcagctaaagaccataggaaggacttaccttgttttaatggcctaatgagggccatgtttacagcacatgtcttaaccccctatgatttaaaatatatcatgaccatgttgttgtcacctacagaatacaccctgtgggaagggggatggaagtgtttactaaatgaattaatagcagactatgctgataatgaggcaagggtggaattgacaatcaaccatctagctggagaaggacaacacagcctgccagatgatcaagcagcaggtatccccagaagagcattggatgatatcaaagagatggctttgaaagcttGAATCCAGGTATTGGATGGTACCATCCCCAGTTTGGACTATGTAAACATAAGACAAGAACCTGGAGAGCCCTACATGAAATTTATTGATCACCTTAAACAGGCACTAGAGAAGCCCTAGGGGCCATGCAATTCCCCTTTAAGGGGCCCCAGCAACATCTACAGGGCCCAAAAATATCTTTCCAGTGTGGTCAACAAGGACATTTTAGAGAAGATTGTCCCCAAGGAGGAGGAGCCTATCCGGTCCCTAATGGATAATCAACATTAAATTAGGTGGAATTTCTCAAAAGGTAACTACACCAAGCAGTCAAAAACTGCCATCGGAGTGCAAGGTGGTCTCAGGCTATGGCACAAATGTTCAAGCCAATGATGCCTACAATCGCTGAATTGTACACCCATTACAGATAATGTAGCCCTAAACTCCAGCACCTCATCTCCCATTTGCCAACCACCTTACCACCAGGGGCAAAATTGAAGTTGCTGAGTCTGGAATCTGTTGGTTTAACTGATTATTTTGCCCATGAAATATCGacaggacagctggggcccGAAGATCAGCCCTGTGAACTATTAATTTTAGTAAACTACCAATCAAGCACTGAAGGATTTTTTGTATTGCCATCCATACTATCAATGTCCTCACAATGAGAAATTACAGTGCTGGCCCTGTCTCCCAACCCACCTTGGTTTATACCCCAAGGACTAATAATTGCCCAAGCAGGATGCTGATGACACTTCACTAGGGATGTGATAAATCAAGATTGATCAAAAATCACCAGCACTCTGGAACTTAACAGTGAAAAGATTGTTTTGACAGGGCTTGTGGACATGGGAGCAGACGTGACAGGTATCTCACGTTCCAAGTGGGCTCCTAACTGGGCGTTTACAGCTACTGCAGGAATATTGTCCGAGAttggaggtgacagtgacagtctCCAAAGTGCAGAACTTATTAACATCAAAGGACCTGAAGGCCAAATTGCCACAATGAGACCATTTGTGATAAAGGACCTTGGTGTATCCCGGATAAGAACATCAAGCCCTACCTGCAGCTACTGAGCAAGGATTCATCAAAGGAGCCCTCAAGTCTACCCCAAGTCAAAACCCACAGGACAGCGATCCTAACACCTGACAGACTAGACAATTTTCAGACCAGGCAATTCTTTCAAAGATGACACATGAAAAGTTTCTACTCACATTCCTCAGCCTGTTTGCAACAATGCTCCTCCTGAGTGGATAGGTAGTCCCACAGCCAGAGCACAGTGTATGGATAACTCTAGCAAAAGCCATGAAACAAGacaccctgtgcctgtctgTCGCTAGCCCTGACGACCTCTTCTCCACCTGCCTGCTGGGGTTGCCTACAGATGTCTGGCCAATACCTGAGGGTGCCATCTGCAGTATGCCAGGGGACAATCctgatggcaaatagaagtgcAACCCTGTCGGTGCTTGGGACTACTGGACCCAGAAGCTCCTGCATGCACCACTAGAACTCAGGGGGTAGAAATTCTCAGCTCTGTAAAAATGGACTTTTGTGTAAGGTTTTATTACTGTCTGAGATGGGAAGAGGGTGAAAGAcacaaaattacaagaaaaaaagaaactatcaGGAGAGATATCTCCCCATACCATCCCACTTACAAAAATTACACCTCTCCCATGATTTCTTGGTCCAGTAGCTACCCACTCAACTTGCTGCAGGGTGTGTTTCTTATTTGCAGGGATAGAGCATGGCCTGGTGTCCCTTCAGACATCAAAGGCAGACCTTGTAGCGTGGGGAGGCTTACCTTGCTGGCACCCAACACAAAAATGATTAATGgccagagaaacagagcaaaaagatCTACACACTACTTTGAATCTGATTGCAAAAATAATGTCATCTATTGGAGTCAAAACAAAAGAATAGCAGCCTCCATCTtactaccttgggtggctgcagctaaagctttagggcaatcagaccatcctgggtgcctgttaagtaagcaaaccaatgctgcctccctcacactgagtggctgctctcagacacagagaccatcagacacgccaccttgcagaacagcgatagagtttttactctgggcccatgggcatggctgtgtagactctgagggcatgtgctgcatgaacctctccagccacagcgagtcaatccacaagagcattcagggactgaaggaagggttcaagaagcttcaagtggaaaacaaagactgggtcAATAAACTTTTCCAAACATGGGGACTAAAGAGCTTGCACAAGGTCTGGCTAAAAGAGGGCTATAATTTCTCTAACtggttgttgttgtattgttaattgtcccatgtttgtttggatgctttcagaaagtcatacaaaattctttcagtcCCATCTTTTTtataaaacagaaagggggaagatacccaacacaggctcctcagggactccttGGAGAAGAGatttggaggccaggatggcacaaaaacctctcagacactcagtgtgggaaggaaaatccttgaaagtacctaaaagtattcttaaatccatacAGTACCTTAAAAACgttgagtatctcaaggcattaatgagccccactgagtgtcagaacaaagctctccagggactcattaaagccgataattggggccatgattgcacaaaggtctcacagagtctggatcaaaagggaaacaccaagtaccttcaaataactgaagtaccctgaagtattaatgagccccactgagtgttgttactgacaaagcctctccagggactaattacagcagataattggaggccaggattgcacaaacctctcagagactccaaggcaaaagccaaacccaaagtcctttgaaaaacctgcagtccctgcagggagcattcaggagcccccagggccattgctgagcaaggctccccagggactccttgcagcagatccttgaggccactgggatgtgggctagggggggatgctgagggcagcacaaggggctgacagtgcccagcctggctggggctgtgccaggaggccccagcgcctcaggacaaggtgtctcctcccagcccttgctggcacagaccctgctgtggcccagggcaccaagacttggcttctctttgtccccacctgtcatcactgcctgcagttctctgctctgcctgggcctggagacacttgctcagtcgtgtccctctctgggacccattaaaagtccaagaaagtttggagttggattctgccttggagttctggagaggtttcttcagctgcctctcagggactgatgtccagggcctgagcacaaagccccagaggctgattaaagtccttgtgctgtgtttgtgctgctgagctgggctgggctcctggcacagaggcagctcctgctcaccaagaagagcttcaaaagcacatttctctggatgagcagctcttgtgccagcccagcagggctggggcactgcctgcagccagcgcgggcacagcccagaggcacagagagcttcaatcagtcagggctgggaaggggctgagaagtgcctggggcacaatcactgccagcccttggcacaggaacctctggctgcaggacaatgcagctgcagctcctggagccatctcctcaagctggaacaccCCGATgtctgcagagcctgtgagtacaactctgggtatttctggtgcaggggaggtgaaatgctcatgaatCTCTGACATGCTGTAGGATGCTGATCAGTCGTggaatatttccaagacaaggatttcattaaaaattaggACATTTCCAaagactttgtattcagtttcctaaTATTGGAGcatggcagggagtgggggGATTATTATTAAAGATTAATTATGAATTATTAGTTATGATATTTTACAAGTGTCTAAGACATCTGAACTGTTCCTTTCAGTGATcaataggttcacaggagatccctaatgtgctttcagccactctgcccatggacagcagcagcatcacctttgctggagccatcaggctcactctgagctgtcctttctccaagctgcaaacagaacctgcccccagccagtgccctgcaaacaggcagggttctgtagggccaaggagagtgcacagagatttggggtctgtgagtgctggcagggagagatcaggcacagggaaacacctgcaggaggaaaatctgcaggaagcagagagaagatgaggcaatgagagaaaacaaagcccagcaatgctgtggcagggagagtttagagatgcccacaggagcccctgcagtgcagcccctccctctgaacaagccccctccctcctgtgccccagccaagcctctgccctcagggccggggctccaaggcgtgcagcccctcctgtgcaggcagagctgcagcagagccgtggggcagctctgcagccccgggcccagttccctctgcagagcacagggctgggagcagctgcccggccctgggggctctggcagggggcacagctggctcagggtgatgctgtccccagggcccggctctgggcaatgctgtcagtgcagccagggaaggagctgcatctcccacaatccaatgccatcagaaggacacttggaagtctccctgagatttcagtccaagatgggagcttcaatccagggtgcaaacctgtcccagagcatctctgagttatgagattgatggggaaaggcagaggtgttgtgacactgaaaatgctgctgggttgatgaaatgagcaacgtgagtccttggctacaaatgtggagctgggctctggtggATCCATTTGTTCTCAGGAGTACCTGGTGACATGTTAGGGGAAGCATGGCAAGGTGATCACCCTCCACCTGAGAAAGGTTAAAACCCAAAGAATCTCTGAACAGGTCCAAATAACAGGCCATCTCCGCTCCGTCTCCACTCATCATCTTGCCCCAGGGAAATCACTCTtctccctgagggcagcagaaatgctgaaggTTTGATATCCCAAACTACCAGCAGAGACATGGGGGGAGCTTATAAAGAAAACCTCAGAACTCTGAAACACTAAAGACCATGTCTGTGTGTTACAGAGGAGGGTGTATGGGGAacggctttgattttggttaccaGTATCTCATCTAAATCTTCTCTGTCCTTTCatccatgtgcagccccagcaaatgtccaacagcagctccatcaggcacttcctgctgctggcattggcagacacgcggcagctgcagctcctgcacttctgcctcttgctgggcatctccctggctgccctcctgggcaacggcctcatcatcagcgccgtagcctgcggccaccacctgcacacgcccatgttcttcttcctgctcaacctggccctcgctgacctgggctccatctgcaccactgtccccaaagccatgcacaattccctctgggacaccagcaacatctcctacacagcatgtgctgctcagctcttcttCTATCTATTCTACCTCTTagcagagttttccctcctgaccatcatgtgctacgaccgctatgtgtccatctgcaaacccctgcactacgggaccctcctgggcagcagagcttgtgcccacatggcagcagctgcctgggccagtgcctttctcaatgctctcatgcacacggccaatacattttccctgcccctgtgccatggcaatgccctgggccagttcttctgtgaaatcccacagatcctcaaactctcctgctccaaatcccaccTCAAGGAACTTGGGCTCATTGCAGTTAGTGTCTGTTTagcatttggctgttttgtgttcattgttttctcctatgtgcagatcttcagggctgtgctgaggatcccctctgagcagggacggcacaaagcattttccacctgcctccctcacctggctgtggtttcCCTGTACCTCAGCACTGGCacatttgctcacctgaagcccccctccatgtcctccccatccctggatctgatggtatcagttctgtactcggtggtgcctccagccctgaaccccctcatctacagcctgaggaaccaggagctcaaggctgcagtgtggacacTGATGACTgcatgctttcagaaacattaaactgctggccagtTTATGTAAaccacttgtaataaaagttatctttgatacttcttgttggttccacagtggaggttctttttctttgttttacttttttcaatATCGTCCACAcataaatgtcattgtttgtgccatttctcattttgtttctctccaacTTCCcttggccacagactgtgtcaatgaggggctgcagtctcaatggctttaaaggaactaaagaatgtcccagcagagttttctgcagagatgcccttgtgttgccttctccggagctgcagcagcaatgtctgtgtgcagagctggggcagatcagtgctggcccagcagctgtgcccagcagcagcagcagcagcagcacttggtgttgccagtgctgctgccgtggccctgccctgctgccctggtggccctggtgttgctgcagggcctgagtgctctcggggccgggcacagccctgggggtggcagtgccggggctgcagcagggacaggccatgggcactgctggggcagcgctgatgcctcaggccaggccctgggggctccaggctccttgcccaggctctctcaagaacacggccaggccaatgctcagcacagaaacccccgtcagcagccccaggctggccgtgggcaggctgggggcaaacagcatggctggggctctgcaagggccctgggccagacgggaaggagcagcagagcaggggctgatccatgcccagtgcgctgcacagcccagggcagcatcccagagcatcctcatgcagctgccaacaacatcccccctctgcagccctggcctctcccccagctcacacaggtgccccatccttgcaggcacagacacggcagcactgcctcagcagcccctgtttgcattgcacacagcagggccagcacccccatgctgttgctgtggggacatgagcctgagggagcacaaatgccatcagcccctggggccagcaaggcctgcgggacaccagggaaaccactcagctttgtcctggcctctgcactcagccagaaagtttgttcccatcagctgggagtttcctgtgccactgcagacgctgttgctcagagccagggctgcctggcagccacccccaaactgccctgagcatttccttggcttcacctttgctttctttcctcttcctgctACAAATTTCTCCCTAATGCCCACCCCAAAGGGTttagaactggacacagcatttgaggtgctgcccaaccagtgctgagcacaggggaagaatccctgccctgctcctcctggccacaccattcctgatccatgccaggagccattggccttcttggccacctgggctcactgctgcctcatgtccagcctgctgtccatcagtccctgcaggtccctttctgcctggctgctctccagccactctgtccccagcctgtagagctgcaggggttgttgtggccaaagtgcagggcccagcacttggacttgttaaacctcaccttgttggatttgggccctggatccagcctgtccagggccctgtgcagagccctcctaccctccagcagatccacactcccagacaacttggtgtcaccacggtttcatgaggccccagagtgtcccaaaggtccccatgattccatgaggcctcccagtgtaacaatgtccctttggtcccatgggaccccttggtgtcacaaagtcccttggatccttgggccctgcaatgtcacaatggcgcTGTGGTcccccaaggccctgcagtgtcacaatggatccttggttccatgaggtctggcagtgcagcgatgctctccttggttccacagtgtcacaatggcctcttggtcccaagggtcACCACtgtgtcaaacatgtttccttcattccaggagtccctgaggagcagccctggccccttggttccatggggccctgcagtgtcacaatggccccatcatgacaccaggtcctgctctgtcacaatgctctgcatggttccacaaggccctgcagggtcacagtggcctctgtggttccagcaggacccagactgtcaccatggactccttgcttccattcagccccacagtgtcaccatggccccttggctctgtgctgccatgtcgtacacagtgtcaccatggtcttctcagtgccagcaggccccgcagtgtcacaatggccccttgcttccccagggccctgcagggtcacaatcatcagagaatcagccaggctggaaaagaccttggagagcatcaagtccagcctGGGACCcatcaccaccttgtcacccaggccatggcactgagtgccacatccagtctttccttaaacacctccagggatggtgactcacccacctccctgggcagcccattccaatgcccaatcaccctttgtttgaagaatatttcctaatgtccagctGAAACTtctcctggtgcagctgaaggctgtgtcctcttgtccttcGAGTGTTCCCTGGGCAGAGAATCCGACCCCCACCTGggtgcaccctcctgtcagggagttgtagagagtgatgaggtctcccctcagcctcctcttctccaggataaacaataccagctccctcagccactactcctcacaggacttgtgcttcagacccctccccagccttgttgcccatctctggacacgctccagcccctccatgtccttcctaaattggggacccagaactggacacagcacttgaggtgctgCAGAACCAATGCCAAGCACAGGGTAAGAATCCCTaccctgcccctgctggccacaccattcctgatccataggagtgcccaggggttggatgagggaaatggtggggagggagtggggacaaagtgtgattgattgtcagccatgaagggttttgatttttttttgatatCTGTTCAGACTGGATTATGAGGTGCTTGAgatcaatatcaattggacattGCTCATACCAATCTtcaaataggaaaagaaaacttaacatgacaaaacacttctctctgcattgttttcaagACAGTGTATTCACTAagaatacacttctgaaatttGTCTAATTATTCccagaataaataaaaacatagaatattccctgtggcttttgttgttctggagtttttgcacaaatatttatgagctttcctcactgaattcctgaactgaagagctcaagaaagaagaggcctctggagtagtaAAACTCATCAGTGAaatccaagtggctgaggatccatgcccatgagagcagcaatgaacagaaatgggcacagctttctggctgctgccccagctttggcatgggccctgggcctggagcaggagcagctcttgagggccccaaggccggggctcttgtgctgccctgggcagatgggatggcagcaggggctgcagagctctcagcacctcagccccaggggagcagggcagccagggagcctcctttggccttggtcaagcaccttcccccatggctggggctgagtcctgtggcagctgcagctgctgctgtggccttggcaggggctgaggccgtggggccagtgcccagagcagcctgggctgagcagagctgtggggccagagccggctgggctgggctgggctcagagaggcccttggtgctgcccagagctcagggcagctggcagagcttgcagggagctgggctgggctccgagagcctggcccagaaaccatcagtgtccatctcagcctggctgagcgtgcaggggcaggactcaggccaggccttgtggggcagggccagcgcctgtgcaaggcattgcaaacaggcaagtggcccagagaggaggctgctctgtgcccttggtggcatggacagagcagggagggggcccaggacatttgtcagcgccagcctctgtgcccatgtgttggcagccctggctgctgagcccagctttggcctgggctgagtttggctgtggcccagctccatcctcctgcggggctcagggcctgttcccggccatggccagccctggctgcctctctgctggcccagaggccggcagagcccggggcagggctgtctgtgcagccccacaggtgccaggggctctgcaggagctggcagaggctgcccagcagggaggccatggggcacagagccccaaggctgctgtgggcaccacggcacaggggccgttcccagccgcaatgctcctggcctgggctgggcctgcacaggggctgggcgaCTGTTGCAgtcatcttttcactaaaaatcttttctttaggagttttccttctgagaagctaagaggcctcagaggCAGAATGTAAAcagtggttatctgctgctgtggaatgcaacaggtccacctgtgattggcccatcttagatgtttataattaatggccaatcaaggaccgagctatctcggacagagtctgagagtgctgcctttgttatcattatcttcttttctattcttagcttagttagcatctgaggaaacctttcctatttctttttagtatagtgataatgtaatatatatatatcataaaataataaatcaagccttctgaacatggagtcaacattcttgtctcttccctcatccaagaacccctgtgaacacggtcacagttGGTGACCCTGAGTGATTGAAGAGGAGAATCATCGATTGGTGAGACCCCAGAGGAGCACTGCTGCATTTGGGTAAACCCCGAGTATGTGGCAGTTATGGTCACCTCACAcgtgaccacagaagtggattctagccaggagctgaagaactgaagatcctgatttggacagagttcacagcaaggcaGACCACAgagagaaccttctgaaaagcctccaggaagatggccagaaagctcagcagcaccaagcAGCTGGCCAGAGAGtgctggacactgtcacaaggttcTGTTAGCTTTTCCCCTCCTGAAAATGCTGCCCTTTGCAGTTTGTGGCTGCAAATGTGGAGGACCCCTCCCACAGAGGCAGAGGTTCctttctccccttcagaggagagacttattgccctctggcaaaaatggggtgaagaggatggaattctcctgttggagagATATGAGTTTTtcgatgggcaaagctctttgggttttctACGAATGTACTCTATGCCCTTGATATGTTTGTGTGGGAGTGCATGGAATCCATTTTCCAAGTCATTTTGAACAATAGATTCGGGTACGCCCGGATTTATCCAGTGTTCAGCGCACTTCTTCCGGTTTTGCaacggagagcagctgtttttccctggattgctaactgcaCGGGGCAAGCCCCATTTCCCCCAATTCTCACGGGAGGagaccctttggagggggacgatctgctgcttcccagcccccCTGAATTGCAGAGGGGGGGTGAAGTTTCGCCCGGAGCTGAAGAAAGTTTTTTCCTGCGTTTTtggagcatgctcagacggagccgTCTTTCCCCCCCCTCGTCTCTCTTCCGGGGATGATGAGTGGGCGGTGccgcccctggcagccctgaAGGCCCCACCCTGGCCGGGCCCCTGGACCCcgccctgctcagagctggaggcGGCATCGGTGCCCGAGGTCCCGTCTCTGGGGCCCATGGGGCCGCCTCCCGTGCCTGGGGGGCCGCTCCAGCTCTCCCCGTGGCCGCTTCtccgggcagccccgcccgcGGCTCCACCGGCTTCTGCGCCTGCGCGGCTGACCTCCGAAACAGCGCTTCCCGCGGCTGCGCTGGTGTTACCAGGCAACGGAGATCCGGCGTCGCTTCCACCGCTTCCCGCGGCTGCGCTGGTGTTGCCAGGCAACGGAGATCCGGCGTCACTTCTGCCGCTTCCCGCGGCTGCGCCGGTGTTGCCAGGCAACGGAAATCCGGTGTCGCTTCCGCCACTTCCCGCAGCTGCGCCGGTGTTGCCAGGCGGCGACGATGCGGCTGCTGCTTCCGGCCTGGCGGGGGGTGCATTCtctccggccccgccgcccccgccagCCCCCCCGGCGGCTTCGCCGCCTTCCGCCAAACCAGTCCCAGTTCAGGATGCTGCTGAAAATGACACCGAGCCCGAGGGATCCTCGGTGCTGCCTGTGGTCCCAGTGCCCCCGGCAGCAGCTGCCACGGCGGCTCCTGCACCCAGCGTGACTCCCCCCTGAGTTTTTCGGGTTGTCCCGGGGCGGCCTCTGTGggtggagctgggacaggggaagagggcgTCAGCCTCTCCTTCCGTAGGggaggcatggcccgacagctggGTGTGAGTGCAGCCCGGCTGCCTGCTTTCAAACTCAGCGTTCTTGGCGGggtggggggtgtttggtcGGGGACTGCCCCTTGGAGGTTGCCATCCCTGCCGCCCCTCGGGCGCCCCAGCGGTGTTGGGGAGGTGGCTCCCGAAAGTTCTGCCCCCGGTCCCCCGGCCGGAGAGGTTTGGTGTGGTGCCgggaggcagatgggaggaacgccttttgcatttgcattgcagaggcaaGGGGAACAGCGGGAAGCGGTCATCACTTGTTTGCTATGGGGAACAAACATTCCCAGACCCGAGATGAAGATCCTCGGGGCAGCTTCTGTCCCCCCATTGCTggcatgcctcggtgattttgggggaggaagcgtttggtcacctgttctgccattgtactggcagcagggtgcgggtctgtgccaatgcagagcctgcctcgggggctg of the Agelaius phoeniceus isolate bAgePho1 chromosome W unlocalized genomic scaffold, bAgePho1.hap1 SUPER_W_unloc_2, whole genome shotgun sequence genome contains:
- the LOC143692767 gene encoding olfactory receptor 14J1-like, giving the protein MSNSSSIRHFLLLALADTRQLQLLHFCLLLGISLAALLGNGLIISAVACGHHLHTPMFFFLLNLALADLGSICTTVPKAMHNSLWDTSNISYTACAAQLFFYLFYLLAEFSLLTIMCYDRYVSICKPLHYGTLLGSRACAHMAAAAWASAFLNALMHTANTFSLPLCHGNALGQFFCEIPQILKLSCSKSHLKELGLIAVSVCLAFGCFVFIVFSYVQIFRAVLRIPSEQGRHKAFSTCLPHLAVVSLYLSTGTFAHLKPPSMSSPSLDLMVSVLYSVVPPALNPLIYSLRNQELKAAVWTLMTACFQKH